In Panthera tigris isolate Pti1 chromosome B1, P.tigris_Pti1_mat1.1, whole genome shotgun sequence, the sequence AATGTTCCTCCAGAATAGGTGTCCAGGTGGCTAATTGACTTTCTGGAGGTGAGAGTTAAAAACAAACGCTTACACCCAGTATATACGACACAATTTTACCTGTCACCAAAAAAAGGGTCTAatccagcaaaaaaagaaagaaagaaagaaagaaagaaagaaagaaagagaaagaaaaaaaaaaaagaaagaaaagtcatttttcctTCAAGGAGGGCAGCGGTTTAGAGTCATTTGCAGGGGACAGGATTGCAGGGGGGAGGGCGCATGGAATAAAGGAGTGCtaaaaggagaggcagagaggggtttTTTGCACAGGGCCCCACACAGGCCACTGCGGAGAGAAGacggggaagaggggaagatgtCTCACCAGGGGACAAAACCGAATGCAAAACCAGCTTGGAAGAAggaaggtcccccccccccaaacaggaGGCGAGCTGGGGTGCAGATAAAAAGCGCTAGCGGCTGGTTACCTTGGGAAACAGGGGAAAGGGACAACGGGAATAAGAGGTCTACAGAGAtgtgagggaaggaaaggatgagGCAGGGTCTCCGGTAAGTGCGAACCCGGGAAGAAGATAGACAAACAGCGGGACTGGGGCCTCCCAGGGCCAAAAGGCGTGGCCAGGGATCCAGATCAAACGACGGTCTTTTTCAGACGCCAGGGGAAGTGAGCGGCAAACCCCTCCTTCAAGACCCCGCGGCAGACCCGTCCGAGGGGCCCAACTGCGAGGCACCTCGAGGGCAGAACGCGCTCTGGAGGGCTCTGGCCTCGCCCGCGGGGCCCTCCGCAGGGCCGGCTGCccgggcccccgcccccacccccgcagtgCTCTTACCTCCACACCTGCCCCATCTGCAGCAGGTGGATGACCGACTGCCAGATCCACACGGAGAGGCGGCACAGGCGCTGCGCCCCCGGCGTGGCCGAGCCCGGGCCGCCGCGGCCGTAGCCGGCCCCCATCATGGGGGGGCCCCGGCTGCTGAGCCCCTCCACGGCGCCCAGCCCGCCGCCCGTGTAGTCCTGCACGAACCAGCGGAAgctcaggctctgcaccagcagcgaCGGCACCAGCACGAAGAAGAGGGTCAGCCCGAAGAAGCCGTAGTCCCCCTTGCGGTAGTAGTCGAGGGCCAGCCACAGGTCGGTGCCCACGTCCCCGAAGAAGACCAGCAGCGCCAGCACGATCCACAGGCAGTCGAGCCACGGCCGCTCCACCTGCGGCGGTTGCGGCCGAGCGGCAGGCGTCGGGGGGTGGTGGTCGGCGGCCGCGGGCGGCTGCAGCGGCTGGTCCCCCCcgtcggcggcggcggcggcgctgcgGCGCGGCTTCTTGCCCAGGAGGGAGCGCAGGCAGGCGGAGCGGCAGCCCCAGTAGCACGAGGAGGTGTTGCAGCAGTGGCAGATGTGCAGCGAGCTGCTCTCGCCGGGCTCGCtgccgtcgccgccgccgccgcagccgcctcCCCCGGGCTCCCCGTCCTCCTCGCCGCCGCTGCCCACCGCCTCGTCCAGGTTGTGCAGCTGGGCGAAGCCCACCCCCACGCCACCGCCATCGGATTTCGCCGCCATCTTGACTCTCTTCCCAGCTCCggaggttggggggggagggacggGTAGGGGGGGGAAGAAGGCAGGGAACGGGGAGGGGGGGAAACgaatggagaggaaggggggcggggaggaagcgGGGGAGCAAACGAACGAGGGGGGAGTGGGCCAGGGAACCCCCTCCGCTTCCGGGTAGTTGGCGTCACTTCCGGGCGAGCCCCCCAATCGCACGGCGCCCGCAGCTCCCCAGCCCTACCCTCCCGGCCAAGATGGCCGCCCTCCTGTGCCTCAGCTGCTGGGCGGGGGACCGGGGGGTTCTCCCCGCCAGggctccccttcccctcttccgTTGACCCCGAAACCCATCAGGTTGACCCCTCGGCGTTTCTGAATCCCGCTGGGCCGAGTGATGCGGTCCAAAGTGATCCCTGGAGGGGGCAGTGCCAGACGTTTTGGGGTCCCCTTCCTCAGCGTCGCAGCTCACAGCTTTCCTCCTGGAGAAACGCCCCCTAACACCCTCCCGGCTGCTGGCAAAGGGGCGGGACCTCTGAGGGAAGGGGCGGAGCTCGTGCAAAGCAGGTGATTACGTGTCACTTCCGGGAGATAGGATGACCTCATTGAGTAGttaggcaccccccccccatcaaaatgGCTGTGTCTCACctctttggtggttttttttttttccttctttcaaaattctcttattttcttattttgagggtCTTGAGAAATTGCATAAATCAGTTTAGATTCCCACACACAACTGACTGATTCTCACATGTTTGGACACCTCCCTCTGTTGACCCCCTGATTTTCTTGTCACTGACAACTTTACCATCTTTAGTAATAAAGTTTCCATCATTCCCTTAAGAAAAATCCAAAGTCCAATTAAAAGTCAGCCTATTGCACCTTGAATGTTAGAGCGAAGATTGAATTGGCATCAGTGACCTTGAATGTATTTTCTTCATCATTGAAATGTATTTCTACcaactttttttaagtatgtgatttttatattatgtgaCCTTAATTTGGAAAATTCGAACTAGCCAGAGTTTAAGGTGTATCAATTACTTGTTCAAGCTATTTGAATGTGTGAAGATTGCCTTTTAGAATGTTTTTGGTGCTAAAATTCTGTCAGTAAACACGGctttaaatgagtgaaaatgTTATCAATGTGCTATATCATTAAAACACGTGGAGGGTACACTACTTAATCTTAACAAATTACAAAAGTGAAGCAGCACTGAATGGATTTGAATTACAATGATCTTCTAGTGAAAGTACATTTGAAGCCAGACAAAGCAAGCTACGTGGTTACAATTGTTACTGATCAAGGGAAAGAAacattttgagattaaaaaaagagggcaaaaaatgttttaaactctgaattttctttaaacCCTGAATTTTGTACTCATTTTTCTGACCCTGTCTACTTCTCTCTTGAGTAAAACCTAATAATACTGTAGTTTTCTTTGGAATCCTGAGGTCAAATTAGGTAATATTTGCACCGAAGTTCTGTAGAAGAAAGGTGCCTATGAAATCTTCAGGATTATTTTGAGGTATATGATATTTAACACTATAGCACCTAGTTAATTGGGGGTGGCAAGGCAAACAAGGATTCCATATTTTAGGACACAACTTTTCGTCAGTATGCCAAGGTAAATCCTATAAAGACCTTACAGAAAGTACTCCTAGAGAATTTTTACCCCAGccattggggagggggggaggggaaagaggacaaGTAATTCCAAAATCTGCTTTTGGAAACAAGTCTCGTAACTCTATCCTTTGATTTCATACCACGATTTAAGCCTCTTTGTTCCTGTGCTAGCAAAACTTATAGCCAACAGGTAAGGACATTTCCTCATATAAATGGCCTCTTTCTTTACTGAATTTGAATTAATAACGTTTTAGAAAAACAGCTTAAGTGTAGATTAGGACtgcctaggtttgaatcccagttccactaaaataataatgtgaatggcaaaaagaaaaccataggccCAAAATGGCATGACTTTGGCCAAGTCACCAAACCAGGTCTTAATACCTCACTGCAATTTCTACCTTCCTCAATGTAGTCTTAaccagtcaggaattttctgagcAGCACCAATGAGGTAATTTGTCATACGGGCCCTTTTcatcccccaaaggaagatgaggtaatttACCTAATAAGAACCCCTGCCCTTGCGGctaagggaaggtgaccttgTCTGGCACAACTCTTTGTTTCCTCTTGCTAGTAACTTTCTTGCCCCACCTTCCTTCCTATGAAAATCTTCCATTCTGTAGAACTCCTTGGGACTcctctctacttgctagatgggatgctgcccaattcatgaatcatttaataaagccaattagatctttgcATTTACTCggttgaatttttattctttaacatgAATACTGTGAGCAAGATAATTAACCTCCTTAAACCTGAGTTCCCTACATTGTATGATGGGGATAATAACATCATACAATGTTGACATGTTCTCTGAAAAGTTGTTAGGTGGATTAAAGATGGTAATCCATTCAAAACTCAACATGATACTTGATAGGTAGTCAGCACTAAATAAATGAtaactgctattatttttattgctattatatGTTTGTATGGTACCAACATATAGTTACTTAAATTTTATCACTCAGTAGATAGATTTGGTATCTCTAATAAATGAAGGCATTTTTAACTGCTTCCAGGAAACGGGTACAACTAATTTGTATctttaagtatattttctctGTTTAAGCCTGTGAGGCAATGAAATGAGATACAATAGCAGGCAGCAATGACATATTTATGATTCTTATTTCTCTATGCCCTGAAAGAACATAATCTACTAGTGAAATTAGCTAAGTAAATTATACTTACTGTATAAAGCTGACAAATGAGACTGAATCAAAAGGGTTTATCACAATTGAAATTTCAAGTGGATGCATAAGATCTGCAGGCTGTCAAGTGATTTCAACTTTACATTTGCTGTTTCAACAATTTTATCATTCTGACTTCTGTGGAAGGTATACAGTGTGCAACCCAGAAggttctaaaattaaaatcagttacAGTGATAATAAAGCTATCATGAAAACTCACTGAAAGGCTAACATAAATTAGAACTGTGCTAtgaatgatacttttttttaacccagaaTTTTGGGGCAATTAGGTATACCAACTAAGTCCTGAGCTTAGCACAGTGCTgaacacatagtaagcactcaataaatattagtcaaataagtgaattaaaataatttttgaaataactgaaatttacCCTTTCAaagcccccccccaaaataggTATTTTGCATCTGATGATATAAATCTTTATAAAACCATTGATGTATTACAGAGATACCTTGATCCTTTCGTAAacaaggaaggaataaaaagaaattcattgacCACTGGTCTGCTTTTTTACAAGCACACCAGTTAACCTTTTCTTGATGACTTGACCTTAAGGTATACTTATGCTAAGAGGTTCTGTCTATTGAACAAGCCTACTAAGAAACCACCCCAGGCCTGCTGGATACTTGCGTTCTTGTtgtttctaaataacattttttaaaaaaaatctctgctatttgtagttcagtcagttaccaactttggcttcttttacttccaCTTTGACATAGGCTGGGAAGTCATGTTGGAATTACATGCAATACAATGGTAAATCGATTTTTAGAGCGTCTTCTATGAGTAAAGTAAGACAGACCTAATACACCGAAGTTGTGGCACAGTTTCACTGCCCCCaaacttttgacatttttcttcctgaatcTCTGCTGTTTTCAGAAAGGCAAAAGGGGAATTTATTGTTAAGTGCCATTATGTATTAGCCACCGTCCCAAACAgcattctatttaattttacaaCCATCCCAAAAGGCATGGGGATATCCCCATTTTAATAGCTGGAAAACAGCCTCCAGTCCAAAGGAGGCCTAATTCCAAAGCCTAAACCTCTCACCTTCACATTGCCCTGGGCCACCAGCTATTGGCCTCTTGAAATGAAGCCAGTCTTACGGTTCTAGTCACTAGAGGGGCCTGTTATAATCTGATACATATTAGGGAGACAGAATACTTGAATTACAGCGTGGGGATTTGCCCCCAAAAAAAGCACTATGTGGGGACTTCCTCATACATTCTTCACCAGGTTTTCCTAATTTGAGCTTGGGTAAAGCCTCAAAACCAGTAGATGGATGTCATCCTAATCAATTTTATTCCTTGTATCTATTGTCTCTAGAAGCAGGACTTCTTTGAGTACAGAGGAGTAAGCTCGTGGAGCCCATTATCCCTAAAAGCtccattttttctatttgattctaAGAATTGCAATTCAAGCGAGCATTCTCATAGATTCATGCTGATGTTACAAAATGGTACAATATCTATGGAAGGGAATATGGCATGATCTATCAAAATTACGAATGCAGTCATTCTCTGCAACAGCAATTCCTTTTAcaggaatttatcctacagataaATATGCACATGTCAGAAATGACACGTGGACAAGGTTATACATGCAGcattgtttgttgtttataacaggaagaaaaatgaggaggaaaaaaaaccaagtgTCAGTCCAAAGGAATACTAGTTACACAAATTGTAGCACATCCACATGACAAAATACTATGCAGTGATATTGAaatattatggttttatttttaatgatatagaGTGAGTTACAGGACACGTTGTTGTACAAAAAGAATAAGGTGAAAATCAATAAAGCATGCTACATTTTCTGTAaaaagtgggggaaggcagaagtttattcctattttcttgTATTCGCATAAAGTAGTTCAAGAAAGATAGCAAAGAAACACCTATAGGGTGATGACAggggtgggatgggagaaaaacaataaatgtttacaGGAGTCTTTTGGACACGGTGAGGAATGTGCACACATACGTGGGTTGGGAGAGATATGTAGGAACGAAGAGGTAAGCATGTCAGTATTTCTTCTGTGCAGGAACACCACTGAAAATCATTTGGTAAAGGTGTTTGTCTCAAGAACTTTGATTATCTGTGAAATGACTTAAACCCTTCTTCAACTTTCTCATACTTTTATTCTTACACATTTATTGTCTAACTAAGGATAGTGAGATCCATGAGTTAACTCCCCAAAGAGCAGAGTATAGCAAAAGTTCATCATACGTACACTTAACATGTGAAATCAACTATTCATGCTCAACcgaaagaaaatgaagaacaaggaATAATAAGTCAACTCATATAGGCCACTTCAGAGAAGGGGTGTATGACTTCGCATAGAGTGTGAGATGGGTAATGAAAGTATGCTATTTCCACAGTAGAccttcattcctttgtttctcATATGATTGTCTTGCCAGGCCAAGTGTGATTCTAGAATTTAAAGATTTGTATTTGGCCTATAATATGGCCCCCAAATCCAAGTCAAGTAAGTCCTTTCTCTGATCTTCAACCAAAGATATAAGACTTGGTCTGATGCTAGAGGAAAAGCTTGATGAATTGGTCTTTTGGCAAACTGCTATGATGTctccaatgcaaagaaaattTTGAGCATACACGGCTCTTATGCTCGGTGCTGACCTCAGACATTAGCCGATACCACTGGCCCCCCAAGTCATATGAAATCCCACAGCAAGATCTCCTTCATATTTTAGACATGTTTCCTGCTGTAGTATTTCAGAAAGTGATAGAcaccaaattaaattaaatctaacCTAATTCAGCAAGCGTTTATTGAAAATCCACTATCTTCCTTTATtgcaaagaaatatgaaatataatttctacAAACTACAGTCCCATTGAAAGAAAATAGACACCTGCAAATAGCAGTTAACAAAACAGCATTATAAATACGTCATGAAATGATGTTAAAATTTAGAGAACAATTAGAGATTAGAGAGTAAGATATAGGATATGCATTTATCAACAAACATCTAAGTGCctacctactatatgccaagcagtCTAGTAGGCACTAAGAATAAAAGAGACATGGCTGTGACCCCCATGAAGCTTACAAATAAGTGGAAGTGACAGTGAACaagtaaataattgtaaaaataaaaacaagaaagtatTTTAGAAGCTTTAAAAGGtacccaaggggcgcctgggtggctcagtcgattgagtatctgacttcagctcaggtcatgatcttgcagttcccaagttcaagccctgcatcaggctctgtgctgacagttcagagcctggagcctgtttcggattctgtgtctccctctctctatctctgcccctcccccactcacactctctctctttcaaaaataaataagcattaaaaaaaaaatacccaagaaGTGTTCTGTTGgttagttggttggttggtttttaagtAGGTAATCTACAGAAACGTGAGAAATCAGGAAGCCAATGATAAAGTGACATTTAAGTTGAGAGCAAAAAATGAGGATGGACCAGTCTTGGTTGACCGTCGGGTGGGAGTGGGAATAATATTGGAGAAATGCCTTCTGGATGGAGAAAATCGCCTGTTTCAGGGCCTGAACTATGACCTGCAAAACAATAAAGCATGCTACATTTTCTGTAAAAAGTGGGGAAGGTACTGTTGGGGAAATTGTCACTGTAGCCTGTTGGAGAAATTGAGGGCAGTGTGTAAGCACTTAGTGGCCAACTGAGTGGCCAATTGAGGGCAGTGTGTAAGCACTTAGTGGCCAACAAGGAGGGTGGACCAAAGGGAGACTGTGTGATAGTTTCTATTTAGCAAGATGAACTCTGGagctggatggtggtgatggttgcagaaAAATGTGAATGTACCTCATACCActgaacttaaaaatggttaagttgGTACATTTTATgcaatgtgtattttaccacaataaaaaaaatggagggaaaaattaACAGTGAGATTGAAGAAAGAAGCATTTGCACCACactaaggaatttttattttatttgcagtgTAAATTATACAGTACAGGCAATAATAACAAAAGGATTAGGAAAGTGGGAGAGAAGAGTTAAAGAAGGCATTGTGGCTGAGGGGAGAATTAATCAAAAACATTGGTGCAATGAAGAAGGAGGATCTATATAACAGGGAGTGGTTGGTGTGAGGCAGGGATTCCCTGACTCCAGGCATGGGATCTGGTCAAACAGAGACAAGGGTTTGCATGGACAAGTGGTAAGGCTGGAGAGGAAagatgagagagggagaagtggaAACCAGAAAGTTAGGCTTAATGCCCAAAGCAGTGGCAGCCCTTGCCATCAAGGCAGAAGGATGAAGTAAAATGCTAAACTGAGTGATCAAGTACCCAAGTGCTTGGGGCTGAGGCATGCACTATGGGcaattagaaaggagaaaaagaggaaatttaggATGGTTGAAGTCACGGGGCGGGCCGGGAAATCTTTAAGTGGGAAGAGGAGACCTTGTTACATTCGGGTCCCACCAGCTCTCAACCTTCATCCTTCCAGACATAGGAGTTCCAGACTTCTTACTTAATCTTATACAGAAGTCCCTCTATCCCActaactgattttatttaatgAGTATACATTGGGTGCCAATAATATACTCAAGACTGTTCTAAGGATCCTGGAgaacaaaaaattttataaacattcgTAACCTCAAGCCTTTTACAATCTTCTGTGCATGTTTGGGGGCATGGGCATCATATATTTTCAAGTGATGATTAATTCATGCCCTCCTCcagattttcctatttttcaaaaaatatataaaatttttaacttttgtattCACAGGAAATAAGCTTTGTGTTTAAATCACTGCTTTGTCGTTAATTAGCTATGGATGTGGGGCAAGGTACTTTCTTATTTAAGCCCCAGTCCCTCAACCACAAAAATAAGGAGAGTAAAATCTATTTCATGGTGTGATTTGTGGTGgtttaatgaaataatgtgtgCAAAAACTATCTGCTTCTGAATAAGTGGTTAATGCTGGCCTTTCCCTGCCTCATGTTCCCAGATCCTTGTGAAAGTCTTCCTGGTTCCCAAGTCCCCGGTTCATTGATTCATATCATACGTTTTCCTGATTTTCTAGCACTATCTGGTTAAGTAACTGTGTAGGCTTTGTACAGGCTTTGCCTTTCATACCAGAAATTGTATGATACAACAGGCAGTCATGCAGCCCTGAGTCTGAATTCCCAGCTCAGGCTCTtccctgggcaagttatttcaggtctcagatttattttcctaatgtgtAAAATAGCCTACTGTTCCCCAACAACAAGCCT encodes:
- the XKR6 gene encoding XK-related protein 6, giving the protein MAAKSDGGGVGVGFAQLHNLDEAVGSGGEEDGEPGGGGCGGGGDGSEPGESSSLHICHCCNTSSCYWGCRSACLRSLLGKKPRRSAAAAADGGDQPLQPPAAADHHPPTPAARPQPPQVERPWLDCLWIVLALLVFFGDVGTDLWLALDYYRKGDYGFFGLTLFFVLVPSLLVQSLSFRWFVQDYTGGGLGAVEGLSSRGPPMMGAGYGRGGPGSATPGAQRLCRLSVWIWQSVIHLLQMGQVWSCESPVTVWKIKAIKLQSWGCLRMVPVD